One genomic region from Armatimonadota bacterium encodes:
- a CDS encoding FtsW/RodA/SpoVE family cell cycle protein has translation MTRTRRADPVLYGSSLALSLGGFGMVYAVRHPGDSLVPVGYGVLVLLSLPVIHLALLRSGFRGDDLVLPVTQALVGLGLVALYRLQPASMVRQATWVLAGLGGFLLAYHAASTAERLSRYRYLYAASALVLLASALVFGVERGGARQWLDLGFASFQPSEVVKVCLVLFLASYLAEHHRLIALRPPQEVERRILLPVAAVLGASLLILVVQRDLGGALLYLSLVLGMVYVGTGRLEYVAAGTLAFLVGAGACAALFPHVRARLEVWMDPWRDLAGSGYQVGQALFALASGGLAGTGFGLGYPELIPAVHTDLVFAAIGEELGYAGALGVILLYMLLVTRGFRIALQAKRAFPQLVAAGASLVLATQTLLILGGSVRLLPLTGLPLPFVSYGGSAMVSNLVLLGLLLGISHHEETLHGRRA, from the coding sequence ATGACCCGGACGCGGCGAGCGGATCCCGTACTCTACGGCTCCTCGTTGGCCCTGAGCCTCGGGGGATTCGGGATGGTGTACGCGGTCCGCCATCCCGGGGATTCCCTGGTGCCCGTGGGATATGGCGTCCTGGTGCTCCTCAGCCTTCCCGTCATCCACCTGGCCCTGCTCAGGAGCGGGTTCCGGGGGGATGACCTGGTGCTGCCCGTGACCCAGGCCCTGGTGGGATTGGGGCTGGTGGCGCTGTACCGGCTTCAACCGGCGAGCATGGTGCGGCAGGCCACATGGGTGTTGGCGGGACTCGGGGGGTTTCTGCTCGCCTACCACGCGGCATCGACGGCGGAGCGCCTGAGCCGGTACCGCTACCTGTACGCCGCGAGCGCCCTGGTGCTCCTGGCGAGTGCCCTCGTCTTCGGGGTGGAGCGGGGCGGGGCGCGCCAGTGGCTGGACCTGGGGTTCGCGAGCTTCCAGCCCTCGGAAGTGGTGAAGGTGTGCCTCGTGCTGTTCCTGGCCAGTTACCTGGCGGAGCACCACCGGCTTATTGCCCTTCGCCCGCCGCAGGAGGTGGAACGGCGGATCCTGTTGCCCGTGGCGGCGGTGCTGGGCGCAAGCCTCCTCATCCTGGTGGTGCAGCGGGACCTGGGAGGGGCTCTGCTGTACCTCAGCCTCGTGCTCGGGATGGTGTACGTGGGCACCGGTCGGTTAGAGTACGTGGCCGCGGGTACCCTTGCCTTCCTGGTGGGCGCGGGGGCGTGTGCGGCCCTGTTCCCCCACGTGCGGGCCCGCTTGGAGGTCTGGATGGATCCGTGGCGGGACCTAGCGGGTTCCGGGTATCAGGTGGGGCAGGCCCTGTTCGCCCTGGCGAGCGGAGGACTTGCGGGAACCGGGTTCGGACTCGGGTACCCCGAACTCATCCCCGCGGTGCACACGGACCTGGTCTTCGCGGCCATCGGGGAGGAGCTGGGATACGCGGGAGCTCTGGGCGTGATCCTGCTCTACATGCTCCTCGTGACCCGGGGATTCCGGATAGCCCTGCAGGCGAAGCGGGCCTTTCCCCAGCTCGTGGCCGCGGGCGCAAGCCTCGTGCTCGCGACCCAGACCCTCCTCATCCTGGGGGGGTCCGTGCGCCTGCTTCCCCTTACGGGGCTCCCGCTCCCCTTCGTGAGCTACGGTGGGAGCGCTATGGTCAGCAACCTCGTGCTCCTGGGCTTGTTGCTGGGGATCTCGCACCACGAGGAGACCCTGCACGGGAGGCGGGCGTGA
- a CDS encoding FHA domain-containing protein: MNELVFLLLRYLLLALLFLFLYRAVRVMQEELRRASGEASVPPAILTVEEAEGRVRPGQVFVVSGEAVIGRSPGAQVVLADEFASHRHAQLVVRGGRYWIEDLGSRNGTYLNGQRIEAPAPLADGDLVRIGSTTLRFRWPT; the protein is encoded by the coding sequence GTGAACGAGCTGGTGTTCCTACTCCTCCGGTACCTGCTGCTGGCCCTGCTGTTCCTGTTCCTGTACCGGGCCGTGCGGGTGATGCAGGAAGAGCTCCGCAGGGCGAGCGGGGAGGCATCCGTACCTCCCGCGATCCTAACGGTGGAGGAGGCAGAGGGGAGGGTGCGGCCCGGCCAGGTGTTCGTGGTCTCCGGGGAGGCGGTGATCGGGCGCTCCCCAGGGGCACAGGTGGTGCTGGCCGACGAGTTCGCGAGCCACCGACATGCCCAACTCGTGGTGCGCGGGGGGCGCTACTGGATCGAGGATCTGGGCAGCAGGAACGGAACGTACCTCAACGGGCAGCGGATTGAAGCTCCGGCACCGCTCGCGGACGGGGACCTGGTACGCATCGGGAGCACCACCCTGCGGTTCCGATGGCCCACTTAG
- a CDS encoding FHA domain-containing protein, with translation MALLERWEARLEALVEGLLFRTGGRVQPVEVARQLLRAMDRHHTVSVLRVYAPNEFEVALPPQDFEALLPFLRALEEELRMFLRQHAEERSYTLVGPITVRFAPDEALPAGQLRIRTRVAPDPEEAPQGAQAVGSRDTRVYRMAPGGVLVVVQGVQQGARFCLRKNPTVVGRRPTCDVVIPDPGVSREHLRVERDEEGWRVVDSGSTNGTFINDRRATIHRLRHGDRIRIGSTVLEYREEEA, from the coding sequence ATGGCGCTCCTTGAGCGGTGGGAGGCGCGGCTGGAGGCCCTGGTGGAAGGCCTCCTCTTCCGCACCGGGGGGCGGGTGCAGCCTGTGGAGGTGGCGCGGCAGCTCCTGCGGGCCATGGACCGACACCACACGGTGAGCGTGCTGCGGGTCTACGCGCCGAACGAATTCGAGGTGGCCCTTCCCCCTCAGGACTTCGAAGCACTCTTGCCCTTCCTCCGGGCCCTGGAGGAGGAGCTGCGGATGTTCCTCCGACAGCATGCGGAGGAGCGGAGCTACACACTCGTGGGGCCCATCACCGTCCGCTTCGCGCCGGACGAGGCCCTCCCCGCGGGGCAGCTGCGGATCAGGACGAGGGTGGCACCGGACCCGGAGGAAGCTCCCCAGGGAGCTCAGGCCGTGGGGTCCCGGGACACCCGGGTGTACCGCATGGCGCCCGGCGGCGTCCTGGTGGTGGTGCAGGGCGTACAGCAGGGCGCGCGGTTTTGTCTCCGCAAGAACCCCACCGTGGTGGGACGGCGGCCCACGTGCGACGTGGTGATCCCGGATCCGGGTGTATCCCGGGAGCACCTGCGGGTGGAGCGGGACGAAGAAGGGTGGCGCGTGGTGGACTCGGGTTCCACAAACGGGACGTTCATAAACGACCGGAGGGCCACGATCCACCGGCTGCGGCACGGGGACCGGATCCGCATCGGGTCCACGGTCCTGGAGTACCGCGAGGAGGAGGCGTGA
- the rlmN gene encoding 23S rRNA (adenine(2503)-C(2))-methyltransferase RlmN produces the protein MSAALSPQAMLPDLRSMTEAEMVEALTSMGEPPYRGRQLARWVHARGATTFQGMTDLPTVLRGELEARFRLTALEIRQRLVSPDGSTTKYLFACPDGSTLEGVWMRYADGRRSVCVSTQVGCAMACAFCATGLTGLTRNLTAGEIVDQVYAMARDQGERPTHVVFMGMGEPLANYEATVRAVRLLNAPYGLGVGIRRITVSTVGLVPQIRRLAEEALDITLAVSLHAPTDELRARLVPLARRYPLGELLETCRFYIARTRRRITFEYVLLEGVNDTPREARALGHLLRGMLCHLNLIPWNPVPGLAFRRPSVERMRTFAWTVRAYGIPTTVRVERGTEIMAACGQLYRAGTPGRRPTRIGMRGEGTAYGAP, from the coding sequence ATGAGTGCAGCGCTTTCGCCACAGGCCATGCTCCCCGACCTCCGGTCCATGACGGAGGCGGAGATGGTGGAAGCCCTCACCTCCATGGGCGAACCCCCCTACCGGGGTCGCCAGCTCGCCCGGTGGGTGCATGCCCGCGGTGCTACCACCTTTCAGGGGATGACGGACCTTCCCACGGTCCTGCGGGGGGAACTGGAGGCGCGCTTTCGCCTCACCGCCCTGGAGATCCGCCAGCGTCTTGTCTCTCCGGATGGAAGCACCACCAAGTACCTCTTCGCCTGCCCGGACGGGAGCACCCTCGAGGGTGTGTGGATGCGGTACGCGGATGGCCGGCGCAGCGTGTGCGTGAGCACGCAGGTGGGGTGCGCCATGGCCTGTGCGTTCTGCGCCACGGGCCTCACGGGGCTCACCCGAAACCTCACCGCGGGCGAGATCGTGGATCAGGTGTACGCCATGGCCCGGGACCAGGGTGAGCGGCCCACCCACGTGGTGTTCATGGGGATGGGGGAGCCGCTCGCGAACTACGAGGCCACCGTGCGCGCGGTGCGCCTGCTCAATGCTCCGTACGGCCTGGGGGTGGGGATCCGGCGCATCACCGTCTCCACCGTGGGGCTCGTCCCGCAGATCCGGCGCCTCGCGGAAGAAGCCTTGGACATCACCCTGGCGGTCTCCCTCCACGCGCCCACGGATGAGCTGCGCGCCCGGCTGGTGCCCCTCGCCAGGCGCTATCCACTGGGGGAGCTTCTGGAGACCTGCAGGTTCTACATCGCCCGCACCCGTCGCCGCATCACCTTCGAGTACGTCCTGCTGGAAGGGGTGAACGACACCCCACGGGAGGCCCGTGCGCTAGGGCACCTCCTCCGGGGGATGCTCTGCCACCTCAACCTCATCCCGTGGAATCCCGTACCGGGTCTCGCGTTCCGACGTCCGTCCGTGGAGCGGATGCGAACCTTCGCGTGGACCGTGCGGGCCTACGGGATTCCCACCACGGTGCGGGTGGAGCGGGGCACGGAGATCATGGCCGCCTGCGGCCAGCTGTACCGGGCGGGTACCCCGGGCCGCAGGCCCACGCGGATCGGGATGCGTGGGGAGGGGACGGCCTATGGCGCTCCTTGA
- the rsmB gene encoding 16S rRNA (cytosine(967)-C(5))-methyltransferase RsmB, protein MADARALALQILHRVEVEGAFSNVLLANLRARQALSDRDVELATALVLGVLRWRGRLDYVLERLLAEPLERLPPRIRIILRMGAFQLLFLDRVPAYAAVHESVELARRHGHRGTAALVNAVLRRLEREGEPPPPEDPVEALAVRQSHPRWLVERWVARWGVEEAELLCAANNRTPPAFLRVNLLRATVEEVQTRLRRAGVETAPGSFPDSLRVLSGPPAERMRVVEEGLAWPQDEGSMAVVRALDPQPGEVVVDACAAPGGKTTHMAALMGNAGKVLSCEVHPRKVETLRRLSARAGATCVEVVPLDARRLGEHYPEAADRVLVDAPCTGLGVIRRRPEIRWRVLPDGPARAAGRQRELLAGAARALRPGGVLVYAVCSPEPEEGEGVVEWGMRAVGLVPNPFAIPWRGGRLEAPEGRLLLLPHRHDTDGFFVARLKRRS, encoded by the coding sequence GTGGCCGATGCCCGTGCGCTGGCCCTCCAGATCCTCCACCGGGTGGAGGTGGAGGGTGCCTTCAGCAACGTCCTCCTGGCGAATCTCCGGGCCCGGCAGGCGCTCTCCGACCGGGATGTGGAGCTCGCTACCGCGCTCGTGCTGGGGGTGCTCCGCTGGCGGGGGCGGCTCGACTACGTCCTGGAGCGCCTCCTGGCAGAGCCCCTGGAAAGGCTTCCCCCGCGGATCCGGATCATCCTCCGGATGGGTGCTTTTCAACTCCTGTTTTTGGATCGCGTTCCTGCCTACGCCGCAGTCCACGAATCCGTAGAGCTGGCCCGGCGCCACGGCCACCGAGGGACGGCAGCCCTCGTGAACGCCGTGCTCCGTCGCCTCGAGCGGGAAGGGGAGCCTCCACCGCCGGAGGATCCCGTGGAGGCCCTGGCCGTGCGGCAGAGCCATCCCCGGTGGCTGGTGGAGCGGTGGGTGGCGCGGTGGGGGGTTGAGGAAGCCGAGCTGCTGTGCGCGGCCAACAACCGCACCCCGCCCGCCTTCCTCCGGGTGAACCTCCTCCGCGCAACCGTAGAGGAAGTACAGACGCGGCTGCGACGGGCCGGGGTGGAGACCGCTCCGGGATCCTTCCCGGACTCCCTCCGGGTCCTCTCCGGCCCCCCCGCGGAGCGGATGCGGGTGGTGGAGGAGGGACTCGCGTGGCCGCAGGACGAGGGCTCCATGGCGGTGGTCCGGGCCCTTGATCCGCAGCCGGGGGAGGTCGTGGTGGATGCGTGCGCGGCTCCCGGTGGGAAGACGACGCACATGGCGGCCCTCATGGGCAATGCAGGGAAGGTGCTGAGCTGCGAGGTCCATCCCCGGAAGGTGGAAACCCTGCGCCGTCTGAGCGCCCGGGCCGGTGCCACGTGCGTGGAGGTCGTGCCACTGGATGCCCGGCGGCTGGGAGAGCACTATCCCGAGGCTGCGGACCGGGTGCTGGTGGACGCGCCGTGCACCGGACTCGGGGTCATCCGGCGGCGTCCGGAGATCCGGTGGCGGGTCTTACCCGACGGTCCGGCCCGAGCCGCCGGGCGGCAGCGGGAGCTGCTGGCAGGGGCCGCCCGGGCCCTGCGGCCCGGGGGGGTTCTGGTGTACGCAGTGTGCTCGCCGGAACCGGAGGAAGGGGAAGGGGTCGTAGAATGGGGGATGAGGGCGGTGGGACTGGTGCCCAACCCCTTTGCGATTCCCTGGCGGGGCGGGCGTCTGGAAGCGCCGGAGGGGCGGCTGCTGCTGCTGCCGCACCGGCACGACACGGACGGATTCTTCGTTGCCCGGTTGAAACGCAGATCATGA
- a CDS encoding zinc metallopeptidase, which translates to MFFFGGPLFWLAVAAFLFALWAQYRVWSTFRQYSQVPASSGLTGAEVAERILRYSGVTNVRIEPVPGMLSDHYDPHARTLRLSPPVYHSASVAALGVAAHEVGHALQHKEQYAPLALRNAIVPVAGIGSQLGIWLFFIGMILGRSGGWLMDLGILLFLGVVAFTLITLPVEFDASRRAVQVLQAHGLVTPREAEGVRAVLNAAAMTYVAAAASAIVELLRLLAIRHASREE; encoded by the coding sequence ATGTTCTTCTTCGGCGGTCCGCTGTTCTGGCTGGCGGTGGCCGCATTCCTGTTTGCCCTGTGGGCCCAGTACAGGGTGTGGAGTACGTTCCGCCAGTACAGTCAGGTGCCCGCCAGCAGCGGGCTCACGGGGGCGGAGGTGGCGGAGCGCATCCTGCGCTACAGCGGGGTCACCAACGTGCGCATCGAGCCGGTACCGGGCATGTTGAGCGATCACTACGATCCGCACGCGCGCACCCTGCGGCTCTCACCTCCCGTGTACCACAGCGCCTCCGTAGCCGCCCTGGGTGTGGCGGCCCACGAAGTGGGCCATGCCCTCCAACACAAGGAGCAGTACGCGCCGCTCGCCCTGCGTAACGCCATCGTGCCCGTGGCGGGGATCGGGTCTCAACTGGGCATCTGGCTGTTCTTCATCGGGATGATCCTCGGTCGCTCGGGCGGGTGGCTTATGGATCTCGGCATCCTCCTGTTCCTGGGAGTGGTGGCCTTCACCCTGATCACCCTCCCCGTGGAGTTCGATGCAAGCCGCCGTGCGGTTCAGGTCCTTCAGGCCCACGGCCTCGTCACGCCCCGGGAGGCGGAGGGGGTGCGGGCGGTCCTCAACGCGGCGGCCATGACCTACGTGGCCGCGGCCGCCAGCGCCATCGTCGAGCTGCTGCGCCTGCTGGCCATTCGGCACGCGTCCCGGGAGGAGTAG